The region GCCCATGCGGGTAGCCGTGTATGCAGACAAGGCGGGGGATGTGCATATTGCCTACCATGCGCCTGATGGTCTGGCCACCAGTTATGATCTGGAAGACAACAAGGTGCTGCCCCAGTTGACGGATGCCCTCAACAAGCTGACCTCTGCTGCCGTGACGAAAGCACCCTGACGCTATTGCCGCAGCTACCCGTTTTCAGTTGGGTGTCGGCTTACGCCGTACCCACAGGAACAGTTGTAGCAGTGGCGCTTGCACCAGCAGGCTGGTCAGCACCACCCCGAACACCACCGCTTGTACGGTGTAGCTGTACGCCACTTGTTCTGGCAGGGCGAACACCAGCAGGATGCTGATCATGCCCTTGAACCCACCCAGCCAGAGCAACGCGGGACGGTAGGTAGCCGCATCCTGCGCAGTGGTGGAAGCCCCACCGTCCAGCCACAAGCCCAGTGCGATGGTTATGCCCCGCGCCAGCATGACCGCCAGCACACCCAGCAGCACCGCTTGCCATTGGTCGAACAAGATCGGCCAGTACACCGAAAACCCCAACAGCAGGAACATGAAAGCAGCAGCAACCAGCGCAGTACCCTGCCATTGCCGATCCAGCCAGCGTTGTGATGGCGTATCGGCACGTTGGCGGTAAGCATTCAGGATCAGGCCAGCGACCATTACTGCGACAATGCCGGAAACTGCCAGCACCTTTTCCGCCAACACAAACGTCAGGTATGCCCCGATCAGGCTCAGCAGGCCGCGCAATACCGGCAAGCGGCTGAAATGCAGTACCGCAATGCCCGCCAGCCCCAATCCCAACCCGGTGATGACCCCGCCTGCGAACAGTTGGGTGAAAAGGATGAAGCCGGGCAGAAACCCCGGTTGATGGGTTTGCCCTTCCAGTTGCAGCAACAGGGAAACCAGGATCAGCACCAGCAGGCTGCCAAACAGGCTTTCCCCTTTCAGGATCGCGAGCAGACGTACAGGCAGGCGCAGCGGTTCCAGCACCCGTATCACCGCCGCTGGGCTATTGGCGGCCAGCATCAGCGCGGTCAGGAAGGCAGCTAATGCCGGGAATTCCAGCGCATCCCCCAGCCCTGCATACAACAGGCTGCCCGCCAAGGCTGCCTGTAGCACCAGTAACGGCGCAGACAGCCAGACAATCAGCCCCAGACTGCGGAACATGCCTTCCGCATCCAGCCGGAACGCCATTTCATACACGATCAGGGGCAACAGGCCGTACCAGGCCAGTGCGTGCAGTTCCGCCCAGCCGATCCGGGTTTCCACCCCGGCAGCGAGCAAGCCCTGTGACAGCAGGATGCCCATCAGTACCAGCAGGGTTGGGTGAAATATCCAGCGTAGTGGCATTGCTTAACCCTCCCGTAGTTTGGTGGTTTTTTGGTAAAGGGTATCCAGTCGCACCGACAAGCCGTTGCCCAGCACCACCCGTGCGTGGCGGCGGGTCAGGCGGCGCGGTTCGGTGACACCGCAGGAATGCGCAATCATGCCGACCTCATGCACCATGTTGTGGGCATAATGCGCCACACGCTCCCGCTTGCTTGCCGGGATCAGCCCCTTTTGCAGTTTCGGGTCATGGGTGGTGATGCCGGTCGGGCAGGTATTACGGTTGCATTGCAATGCCTGGATGCAACCCAGTGAGAACATGAAACCGCGTGCCGACACGCAGAAATCAGCCCCCAGACATAATGCCCAAGCCACATCCGCCGGAGTGACCAGCTTGCCGGAGGCGATCACGCGTACCCGTTCGCGCAGGCCATATTCCACCAGTTTGTCCACCAGCATCGGCAGGCTTTCACGTAGAGGCAAGCCCATATCGTCGATCAGCGGCAGGGGTGCTGCGCCCGTGCCGCCGTCGGCACTGTCCACCGCGATGAAGTCCGGGGCGGAGCTGATGCCGCGCTGGTTGATTTCGGCAAACAATTCATCCAGCCAAGCCGCGTCGCTGATGACTGCCTTGAAGCCCGTGGGCTTGCCCGTGACCGTGCGCACCCGCCCGATCATGTCCAGCAGGCTGGCATTGCAGCGGATTTCCGGGTGGCGGTTGGGGCTGATGGCGTCTTCACCGACGCGGATATTGCGGATGCGGGCAATCTCTTGCGTCACTTTGCCACCGGGCAGGATGCCGCCTTTGCCCGGTTTTGCCCCTTGGCTCAGTTTGATTTCAAACATTTTGACCTGTGGGTGGCTGGCGACTTCACGCAACTTGCCATCATCCAGTTGACCGTCGAGGTCACGCACCCCGTTTTTCGCCGTGCCAATCTGGAACACGATGTCGCAACCGCCTTCCAGATGGTAAGGCGCAAGCCCGCCTTCGCCAGTGTTCAGCCAGATACCCGCCTGTTTTGCGCCGTGGGACAGGGCTTGTAGTGCCGGTTTCGACAATGCGCCATAGCTCATGCCGGAAATGCAGAACAGTGCGTCGGTGGTGTACGGTTCACGGCAATCCGCACCAACCGTCATGGGGCTGCAATGCACGGCATCTTCATCGAGGGTAGGAAAAGCGGAGTTGATGAACATGACTGCCCCGGTGCGGCGCAAGTCTTTGGTGGAGCCGAATGCCACCGTATTGCTGACGTTCTGGGCGGCCCGGTAGGCCCAGTTACGTTGCGCCCGGTTGAAGGGCAGTTCTTCCCGATCCATCGCAAAGAAATACTGGCGGAAGAATTCCCCCAAGTGTTCCAGCCAGTAGCGGAAATGCCCGATCACCGGGTAATTGCGCAACAGAGCCGTGTGGGTTTGGGTCACGTCCATGATGTAGACCACCAGTACCAGCAGGATGCCCACGCCCACCAACAGGACGGATAGGGCAACCATGAAGTCGATGGAAGTGGCGATGAAGCCTTGGGTGTCGGTCATGTTGGGTGTTTCCTGGCGTATTGATGGGGGAATATACGCACAGGTGGGGTGGGTAGATGCAATCAATTGTCGTTAAGCTAATCCGCCAAACCTTCCAACCAGTGGTCAAGCGCCTCCACTTCCTGCATCACCAGAGCGGTGTCATGGTAAATCTGGGCAAGAGTTGCCAATCCCTGAGTCCGCACCAACAAGTGCAATGCCAGATGTTCAGCATTTTCGGTGGGGGCAAGCGCTTCAAATTGCCTGACCAGCCATTCCCGGAACAGGTCAAATTGCTGCTTGGCAATAGCCTGCAATTCGGGTTGTGATTTACCCAACTCGGTATTGAGTGAACCCAT is a window of Thiothrix subterranea DNA encoding:
- a CDS encoding FMN-binding glutamate synthase family protein — translated: MTDTQGFIATSIDFMVALSVLLVGVGILLVLVVYIMDVTQTHTALLRNYPVIGHFRYWLEHLGEFFRQYFFAMDREELPFNRAQRNWAYRAAQNVSNTVAFGSTKDLRRTGAVMFINSAFPTLDEDAVHCSPMTVGADCREPYTTDALFCISGMSYGALSKPALQALSHGAKQAGIWLNTGEGGLAPYHLEGGCDIVFQIGTAKNGVRDLDGQLDDGKLREVASHPQVKMFEIKLSQGAKPGKGGILPGGKVTQEIARIRNIRVGEDAISPNRHPEIRCNASLLDMIGRVRTVTGKPTGFKAVISDAAWLDELFAEINQRGISSAPDFIAVDSADGGTGAAPLPLIDDMGLPLRESLPMLVDKLVEYGLRERVRVIASGKLVTPADVAWALCLGADFCVSARGFMFSLGCIQALQCNRNTCPTGITTHDPKLQKGLIPASKRERVAHYAHNMVHEVGMIAHSCGVTEPRRLTRRHARVVLGNGLSVRLDTLYQKTTKLREG
- a CDS encoding cation:proton antiporter domain-containing protein, giving the protein MPLRWIFHPTLLVLMGILLSQGLLAAGVETRIGWAELHALAWYGLLPLIVYEMAFRLDAEGMFRSLGLIVWLSAPLLVLQAALAGSLLYAGLGDALEFPALAAFLTALMLAANSPAAVIRVLEPLRLPVRLLAILKGESLFGSLLVLILVSLLLQLEGQTHQPGFLPGFILFTQLFAGGVITGLGLGLAGIAVLHFSRLPVLRGLLSLIGAYLTFVLAEKVLAVSGIVAVMVAGLILNAYRQRADTPSQRWLDRQWQGTALVAAAFMFLLLGFSVYWPILFDQWQAVLLGVLAVMLARGITIALGLWLDGGASTTAQDAATYRPALLWLGGFKGMISILLVFALPEQVAYSYTVQAVVFGVVLTSLLVQAPLLQLFLWVRRKPTPN